The window CTCAAGCATGTTCGGAGCGCGCAAACGTTGCCGAAGCTGCTCGCGACCAAAGGCTACAGCAGCTTTCAATGCGGCAAATGGTGGGAAGGAAATCACGCCGAGGGCGGCTTCACTGCAGGCATGACCCACGGCGATCCAGCGAAGGGTGGCCGTCACGGCGATCTCGGCTTGAAGATCGGCCGCGAGGGTTTGCAGCCGGTCGCCGATTTTCTCGACAAGAACGGCGCGCAGCCGTTCTTTCTCTGGTATGCGCCGATGTTGCCGCATTCACCGCACAATCCGCCACAGCGGTTGCTCGACAAGTATCGGCCCCTGACGGATTCCATTCACGTTGCCCGCTACTGGGCGATGTGCGAATGGTGGGACGAAAGCGTCGGCGAATTGCTCGGGCTGCTCGATAAACGCGACCTGACGAAAAACACGCTCGTGGTTTATCTCGCCGACAACGGCTGGCTGCAGGACCCGGAATCGGCGAAGTACGCACCGCGGAGCAAACGCTCGCCGAACGAAGGTGGCATTCGCACGCCGATCATCGTTCGCTGGCCAGCCGGCGTCAAACCGCTGCGCGACGATACAACACCGGTCAGCAGCCTCGATCTGGCTCCGACGATTCTCTCCGCTTGCGGCGTGGAAGTTCCGAAAGAGTTGCCGGGCATTAGTCTGCTGGCGACGGAAAAGATCAAGCAGCGGCAATTTCTCTTCGGTGAGATCTTTGAGCACGATGTCGTCGACATCGACAAGCCGGCTGCATGCTTGATGTATCGCTGGTGCCTCGACATTCGTGACCCAGCGAAATCGCTGTCGAAGTTGATCTTGCCGGCCGATGGGAAGACGGCGGAGCTTTACGACGTGAAGGTCGATCCGCAGGAAGAACGCGATCTATCAACAAAACAGCCGGAGCGAGTTGAATCGCTCCGGCTGGAGTTAGATCGTTGGTGGAAACCGTAAGAGTGGTTTCAACTATTTCTTCGGTTCGCGTACTTGCAGCGTGCCGACAATCCACCAGCCGTTGTCTTCCGACTGGGTGAAGAGGCCGGTCGGGCCGAGGTACTTTGTGATCTTTTCGTAGGCCGGCAGTTTCGTGCCGTCGATTTCGTTCTTGCGAACGCCATCGTCTGGATCTTGGTCGAGCATCGCGTTCAGGATGCGAGCGAACATCGTTTCGGCTTGCGGCAACTTGTTGACCCGCAGCATTTCGTACGTGGCGCGGTACGATTCTTCGGTCTTGGCAAAGTAGCGGAAGCTGTCGTTGCCTTGGCCCAGTTCGACCAACCGCTTGTTGACTCGCTTGAAGTCATCCAGGTCGGCCAGGCTCGGGGCGCCCTTCTTCTTCGCGTTCTTGATCAGGTCCATCACGTAATCGGTGTGCGTGCCGACCACGAGGTGGCCTTCGAACACGGTCACGGCCATGTTCGGAAGCTTCTTACGGCCTTCTTCTTCGTCTTCGCCCTTCTTATCGGCGGCAACAAAGTCGGTCCCTTCGATCGAGAGCATCGGGCCGTCGTCGGCAGCCGTTTGTTCGTTCTGGATTTCCCAGATTTCCTGGCCTTCGAAAACCTTGCGAACGGCAGTCGGATCACCCTTGAAGAACTTGTTGACAGTCTCGGCAACGATTTTCGGATTGCTGACTTCGATCGCCACGAGCATCCGCTCGCTCCGTTCGTCGACGGGCTGCAGCACGTCGGAGAGGAGCGTGGCTCGTTCACCGAGGTGATTCACCAGGCCGGTGAAGATGTCGATCTTCGGCCCGTGCGGATCATTCTTGAGGCTGGCCCACATATCGTCGAACACGCCCGGCTCACCAGCGACCGAGTCAACCAGCGTTTCGGCGTAACCGAACGCATCCTTCATCTTCCAGTTCCAAGTCAGGTAAGTGCCGAGTTCCGGCATCGTCCAGGCCTGCGGCGTGAGCTTGTCTTTGGTGTTCGGGAAATCCAGCATGCGGGCCGCCTTGGCGAATTTATTGCCAGGAGCAGCCTTCTTGTCAGCTGGTGCATAGACATAGGTGCGGTGCAGCACTTCGTCGTTCGGCGTATCGAGGAACACATAGCCGCCGATGCCTTGAATCGCATTGAAGCCTTCAGCCTGCAGAATCTTCAGCAGGTCCGGGCCCTTCTTGGCTTCGCGACGGTTAGCAGCCCGCGAGGCTTCCATATAACCAAAGGGCTCGATGAACCAGCGAACGTGGTGGCTCAGGTTATCCTTCGCGCCCACTTCTGCATTGCGTTGCATCGTGAACTTGAAAGCTTCTACGCTGGCCAGGCTGTCGGCCGCGTCCTTCACACCAATCCGCTTGGCCATGCCGACCGCGGTTTGATACCAGTCGGTGGCGACCAGGAAGTTGTCTTTGATGAAGTAGTAGTCCTTCTCCGGACGGGGCACGCCCGGGCGGACTTTTTGCACATATTCCACGCCGTTCAGGCCGTCCATGATTTTGACTTCACGGCGGGTGGCGCCTTCCAGCTTTTGCTGGGCGTCGATCTTCTTGAGCAGCGTATCGGCTTTTTCGCGTTTGCCAGTGATATCTACGATCACGGCCATCGCGAACGAGTTCTTGTCTTTGGGGTCGGGCTGAATGCGGGCGATGACAGCTTCGCCGCCGTACAAGCCTTCCATATCATCCCAGCTGATGCCCATGGCGTTGCCAGCGGCGGCCATCTTTTTGCTGATCTGTTTTTTCAGATCTTCGATGAAGGGCGCCATCAACGGATCGGCGCTCAACTCGCCCAACTGCGTCGCTTGAAACTTGCGACGGGTTTCATCCACATCGGGTGTAGAAACAAACAGCTTGGTGGTGGCCGGGAGAATCGACTCCGCCGGTTGTGCAGCCACTGCCAGACGAGGGACAACACATAAAGCAGCGACGGCGAACAATCGAGGCAGCCAGGCAAAACGCGCCACTAGTAAACTCCTTCGCAAGAATCCCTCCACGGGGGAGAGGGGACCCAGAAGCGGCATCAAAACAGACACCAGCGTCCTGGCAGGCATGTTCATCATCGGCGGAACAAGCCGGCAAAAGTACGCGGAGCGTCTTTCATCCTTTATTGCGAAGCAACGGTATAACTTCGCAACCGACATCATAGCGAAGCTTTGACACGTGGCAAAGCTGGTGAAAGTCTGCGGCCGCGGCGGAACACACAGACACTACCTGCGCATTGGTGCTGGCAGTCGCGATCACACCATTTCTACGATCATTGCCACCGCGCCGCCGCCGCCGAGGCACAGCGATGCCAGGCCACGTTTCTCGCGTCGCTGATGCAAGGCATGCAGCAGCGTGACGAGCACGCGCGCACCACTGCAGCCGATGGGATGGCCCAGCGCGATGGCTCCGCCGCGGATGTTGGTCTTCTCCGGCGGTAGCTTTAATTCGCCGATGCAGGCCAGACATTGGGAAGCAAAGGCTTCGTTGAGTTCAAAAAGATCGATATCGCTCACCGATAGTTGAGCCTTGCCGAGCACGCTGCGGACGGCCGCAATCGGCGCGAGAAACAAATCCTTCGGAGCGAGGCTGCTGGCAG is drawn from Anatilimnocola floriformis and contains these coding sequences:
- a CDS encoding sulfatase family protein codes for the protein MLAVCRLLVVVCVLSTIRVVVAADQPTKPNVVIILSDDQAWTDYSFAGHPHIRTPHLDQLAKEGQLFLRGYVPSSLCRPSLMTLITGQYAHQHGITGNDPPKGVDRREMLKHVRSAQTLPKLLATKGYSSFQCGKWWEGNHAEGGFTAGMTHGDPAKGGRHGDLGLKIGREGLQPVADFLDKNGAQPFFLWYAPMLPHSPHNPPQRLLDKYRPLTDSIHVARYWAMCEWWDESVGELLGLLDKRDLTKNTLVVYLADNGWLQDPESAKYAPRSKRSPNEGGIRTPIIVRWPAGVKPLRDDTTPVSSLDLAPTILSACGVEVPKELPGISLLATEKIKQRQFLFGEIFEHDVVDIDKPAACLMYRWCLDIRDPAKSLSKLILPADGKTAELYDVKVDPQEERDLSTKQPERVESLRLELDRWWKP